Proteins encoded together in one Benincasa hispida cultivar B227 chromosome 1, ASM972705v1, whole genome shotgun sequence window:
- the LOC120090033 gene encoding pathogen-related protein-like isoform X1: MESIEMSPKETSIVPETVNQPFEVGKTKEWPKGSLEETVQNIVKLLHTELALKIRSHDFKSINPQKFIVFVNGREGLSVEEVVRMGALNAILKSSLPKEFQFYNAEEETQESAYNDFKTCFPRGFPWEVIEVYSPPPLIAYKFRHWGFFEGPYKAYSPTGELVQFYGMATLKVDSSMKVEEVHIYYDPTELFGGLLKGKKNIDYELSKTTDSSAASACPLFNPEK; the protein is encoded by the exons atGGAATCTATTGAGATGAGCCCTAAGGAAACTAGTATTGTTCCTGAAACTGTTAACCAGCCCTTTGAGGTTGGAAAAACCaag GAGTGGCCAAAAGGATCTCTTGAAGAAACAGTGCaaaatattgtaaaattattGCATACGGAGTTAGCTCTCAAGATTAGATCACACGATTTCAAGTCCATAAACCCTCAGAAATTCATCGTTTTTGTTAATG GAAGAGAGGGACTGTCAGTAGAAGAAGTAGTAAGGATGGGAGCCTTGAATGCAATTTTGAAGAGTAGTCTACCAAAGGAGTTTCAATTTTACAATGCAGAGGAAGAGACACAAGAATCAGCTTATAATGACTTCAAGACTTGTTTTCCAAGAGGATTTCCATGGGAAGTTATTGAAGTTTACTCACCTCCTCCTTTGATTGCTTACAAGTTTAGGCATTGGGGTTTCTTTGAAGGTCCTTACAAAGCCTATTCTCCAACTGGTGAATTGGTTCAATTCTATGGCATGGCAACTCTCAAG GTAGATTCATCgatgaaggttgaagaagttcATATCTACTATGATCCAACAGAGCTATTTGGAGGTCTTTTAAAGggcaaaaaaaatattgattatgAATTATCCAAAACAACTGATTCTTCAGCTGCCTCTGCCTGCCCACTCTTCAATCCTGAGAAGTAG
- the LOC120090033 gene encoding pathogen-related protein-like isoform X2 — MESIEMSPKETSIVPETVNQPFEEWPKGSLEETVQNIVKLLHTELALKIRSHDFKSINPQKFIVFVNGREGLSVEEVVRMGALNAILKSSLPKEFQFYNAEEETQESAYNDFKTCFPRGFPWEVIEVYSPPPLIAYKFRHWGFFEGPYKAYSPTGELVQFYGMATLKVDSSMKVEEVHIYYDPTELFGGLLKGKKNIDYELSKTTDSSAASACPLFNPEK; from the exons atGGAATCTATTGAGATGAGCCCTAAGGAAACTAGTATTGTTCCTGAAACTGTTAACCAGCCCTTTGAG GAGTGGCCAAAAGGATCTCTTGAAGAAACAGTGCaaaatattgtaaaattattGCATACGGAGTTAGCTCTCAAGATTAGATCACACGATTTCAAGTCCATAAACCCTCAGAAATTCATCGTTTTTGTTAATG GAAGAGAGGGACTGTCAGTAGAAGAAGTAGTAAGGATGGGAGCCTTGAATGCAATTTTGAAGAGTAGTCTACCAAAGGAGTTTCAATTTTACAATGCAGAGGAAGAGACACAAGAATCAGCTTATAATGACTTCAAGACTTGTTTTCCAAGAGGATTTCCATGGGAAGTTATTGAAGTTTACTCACCTCCTCCTTTGATTGCTTACAAGTTTAGGCATTGGGGTTTCTTTGAAGGTCCTTACAAAGCCTATTCTCCAACTGGTGAATTGGTTCAATTCTATGGCATGGCAACTCTCAAG GTAGATTCATCgatgaaggttgaagaagttcATATCTACTATGATCCAACAGAGCTATTTGGAGGTCTTTTAAAGggcaaaaaaaatattgattatgAATTATCCAAAACAACTGATTCTTCAGCTGCCTCTGCCTGCCCACTCTTCAATCCTGAGAAGTAG
- the LOC120079499 gene encoding secreted RxLR effector protein 161-like, translated as MENACPASTPMELGLKLSKHDDSEAFDPTIYRSLVGSLMYLTTTRPDLMFSVSLLSIFMASPKRSHWEVGKRVLRYILGTVDHGIHYKRNVDNVLIGYNDSDWGGNINDFKSTSGYVFNIGSEAVSWASKKQDVVALSTTEAEYMSCLQLVVKHFGLERYYMN; from the coding sequence ATGGAGAATGCTTGTCCTGCTAGTACTCCTATGGAACTGGGTTTAAAGTTAAGCAAGCATGATGATAGTGAAGCTTTTGATCCCACCATCTATAGAAGTCTTgttggaagtttaatgtatttaaCTACAACTAGACCTGATCTCATGTTTTCAGTAAGTTTGTTGAGTATATTTATGGCATCACCAAAGAGAAGTCATTGGGAAGTTGGAAAGAGAGTTCTTAGATATATTCTTGGAACTGTTGATCATGGAATCCACTATAAAAGGAATGTGGATAACGTTCTTATTGGCTACAATGATAGTGATTGGGGAGGAAATATTAATGATTTCAAAAGTACTTCTGGGTATGTATTTAATATTGGTTCTGAAGCAGTTTCGTGGGCATCAAAGAAGCAAGATGTTGTAGCATTATCAACGACAGAAGCTGAATACATGTCTTGTCTGCAGCTAGTTGTCAAGCACTTTGGCTTAGAAAGGTACTACATGAATTGA